The sequence TCATACCTTCATGTAATACTGATTCAGTAGGGTTAGTAGTGACATACCTTCACCCTCCTTGCTCTTCCTTCCTCCTGACACTCTCTTCATCACCTGTCTGCCTGATGTAAACAGGTTGTTGAGTTCTTCCAATGGGCTCGTTGGAGTCTGTGACCTCATCGACATGTTCTGCATGGAGCCGTGGGTAGAGGAGGAGTTACTGAGCTTAGCTCCACCCTCACCAGCCCTATGtgaggatgatgaggatgacGATGAAGAGCGAGGCATGCTTCCTCCTGCTACCAGAGTATCGTAGGGCGGTGGTCTCTTcaggctcagaggagtcagggAGCGACCCATGCTGACTGGAGACGGACAAGCTGATTGGCTGCGGGGGTAACCATGGCCGCTGTGGGTGGAGCTAGATGACTTGTAGATGTTGGAAGGAAGAGGTGGTGCTGATGAGCGACCAGAAGATGTGATGGTGTGGGCGGAGGGTGGATCCCGATCCCGGTCTCGATCTCGATCACGGTTCCGGTCCCGGTCTTGATCTCGATCCCGTTCTTTGCGGTGATGAGTGGAGGTCTGTGGGTGTTCGACACCACCTGACTTGCTGTAGGACACATTTTCTAACATGGGGAGGCGGGTTACGTCTAAGGGGGTGAGGGGGGACTCGTCTGAGTTGGGGGAGCACTGAGCGGGGGCGGCAGGGAAGACGAGCAGTGGTGGACGGTGAGTCAGGAGGTTGGGGAAAGGTGGAGGGATGTCGCAGAGGGAGCCACGGGAGGACCATGCGTCAGGATACATGATGGCAGACTGAGCGTCCTGTAGGAAGTCCTCCAGTATTGGATACTTCATCTCCTCATACACTGATTCACTCTGCTCGTCCTCACCAGCCTTCTGACCTTTCAGCTCTCGCATAATGTTTCCCACCATTTCGATGTAAACTGGCTCCTCATCATCCGTGTCTCTAGATGCTGGACTCTGACTTTGGGATGAAGTTTTGTCCCATCGCAAGGAAGACTTCTTGTTGCTGTGGTTGCGGATGTAAGACTCGTCAAAGGAGGTGCTAAGCTGAGTGTTGGGGTTCCTCTTGGGTTTTGGTGGCGGCCTCTTCTTGGAGTCCTCGGTGTGGAAATGGCATtgagctgcagacagacagatggtcATGTTAGAACCTGAAGCAGATGTATTACTACCTCCATAACTCTCTGCTACAACCTCCAGGCCAAATTAAAATCATGCTTCAGGTCCCgtgttcaaaataataataatcaatcaGCAGATAGAAAACGTCTAAATATTCTCAGTGTCACCACTTTACACAGTTCACCAGTTattctcaaaaaaaaagaaaagactttgGCTGTGTATTCCTGGCAGTCTCGGCTGTTTATAAAGAAACATGGCAGACTTTCAACATTTCTCTATTAAATACAAGTGGACTTGCTCCCACCTTCTGCCTGCTCAGGTGTCTCTTTGGTCTCTTGGTGGTCTCTCTTGGTGAGTCCAGAGCTTCCGTCCACCgtctcagagctgctgctgagttTGGTGTTGGGGTCTCGTTTGGGTTTGGGTGGGGGTTGTTTGCGGTTGTGGTTGGAGTCATCGTCTCCTCCACCCACAGAGTGCAGGGACTGGGACCGGACAGTGAAGCCCTGGTTAGGAGGGGGCAGGCGGTCCTGTGGTGCCGGCATCGTCATGAAACCCATCCTGAAATGTTTCCCAGAGTATGCCCcatctgttgccatggcaacgtCTTCACCAATCCTGGACAGACCGACAGAAAGTCATGTTAAAACTCTTACAGTATGATCATCCTGTAATGCAACACTTTATAAACCCCTATAGAAACTACATAAAATCACGGCTGAGTTTGAGAATGTTATCCTGATGGAACTGTgtgatttctgttcatttttgctGCTACCAGTTTTTATATTCTACGTGAGTTATAAGGTCTTTTAATCCTTTTGTCTTGCAGCtgtgcaaagaaaataaaattattctattctaaaatATACACAAACTTCACaaggaaaaatataaaaatgccgAGTATGATTCTGGAGCAGGCcatgtttaacatgtttaatTAAATCACAGCACATACTGTATAAGCATATGATAAATCTTAGGTTCGTCTGGTAAATTCCATTTTCAGCAGTACAACATTGCTGAACATACTGTAGGATGACAATTTAAAAAGATGAAgcagtgatatatttaattacaGATCTCACTTCTGTCAGTTTACGGGACCTGTAATTCTTTAATGGT comes from Amphiprion ocellaris isolate individual 3 ecotype Okinawa chromosome 7, ASM2253959v1, whole genome shotgun sequence and encodes:
- the nyap2a gene encoding neuronal tyrosine-phosphorylated phosphoinositide-3-kinase adapter 2; amino-acid sequence: MMSQEEASSFRRFFQYVEDSGLRTYDGLVIQNASDIARESDRIRNQTNWTYLQEKHQKKRRQEEAIKRIGEDVAMATDGAYSGKHFRMGFMTMPAPQDRLPPPNQGFTVRSQSLHSVGGGDDDSNHNRKQPPPKPKRDPNTKLSSSSETVDGSSGLTKRDHQETKETPEQAEAQCHFHTEDSKKRPPPKPKRNPNTQLSTSFDESYIRNHSNKKSSLRWDKTSSQSQSPASRDTDDEEPVYIEMVGNIMRELKGQKAGEDEQSESVYEEMKYPILEDFLQDAQSAIMYPDAWSSRGSLCDIPPPFPNLLTHRPPLLVFPAAPAQCSPNSDESPLTPLDVTRLPMLENVSYSKSGGVEHPQTSTHHRKERDRDQDRDRNRDRDRDRDRDPPSAHTITSSGRSSAPPLPSNIYKSSSSTHSGHGYPRSQSACPSPVSMGRSLTPLSLKRPPPYDTLVAGGSMPRSSSSSSSSSHRAGEGGAKLSNSSSTHGSMQNMSMRSQTPTSPLEELNNLFTSGRQVMKRVSGGRKSKEGEGDCKSLPRHSSKDRDGQSSPVSSRMGRSSVSPTMMLSGGESKSACKLGRSASTSGVPSPGGTPQRHLHEPHYPVLSQMPWLCGDATMMEMIEKKRVLCREIKARQRPEKNLCKQDSMPILPSWKRRQPPPYSAPPTATGHTATVFWDTAI